AACAGTAAATGCTTCATGATGCTGCACAGGGGGATCTCTGAAAAAATAATGAGGTGACGGGAAATAATTGTATTTCCCGGATCTCGCTGAATCTTTACCCAGTCAACACATTGGGGTTCCCACCCATGGACTGGACCAATGGGTTTCACATatgtgaataataaataaattaacacTGCAGTAGACTTCAAATGGCTACCTTTAAAAAGTGTTATGCAGAATTAGCAAAAGAAAAGGCAATTCCCATCAAAGTGCACAGACGTTAGTCAGGAAAATTGACTAGCACAGTTTGTATTAGCAATTAGCAGCTCCAATTTATTGTCgtgttatccattttttttattttaagtttttggGATTTGAATCAAAATATTCTTgtgttaaagtttttttttattgatttcacAGCCAAccaacaaattgttttttttttaaattaatcctTATTGTTACAGCCTTCATTATgtaatcagatttttttgtattgttagaACATTTGTCACATAAAAACTTCCACATAATATAATTCAACTTTATAAATGCAGTTTTTCATGaataatatacatacagtattAACACACTATACAAGTAAAATCCACAAAGAGGAGTAAAACTGTTCTAGCATCAGAGGCAATGAGTTCTACCATTCTTTGCGTCCAGGAATCTGAACACTAAATATGacatgtaaaatataaaaataaaaacatgaattaaaaaaagagatctAAGACAGTTTTTTTGAATGACTTGAAATGAAGATATGCCAAAGATTCATTTCCCTCTAAAGagccatgattaaaaaaattcaaggatAGGACAAAAATTTCCTCCAATATTGGAATGACTGAGTTTTTATGATTTTAGTCGATTTAGATTTGAGCATTGTActgctgcaaaaaaatgtttttgctttgaAATAAAAGATGATACATTTGCTTAATAATTTAACAAGTTTATTTTTGTTGGTGTTGCTCTAAGGTGTTGTAGGGAATGTTCTACAACAAAAGGATCTAATTCAACCAATTATTGAAAAGCTCACCCTTGATGGTCAGTTGGCTGTAatatatgattattattttttctctacaCTAGCTTGATCATTCATATTGTACATTTACCTCTCAAAAGATCCTGTAATTCAAGAGTACGGAACCCTGTGCCTTTCCTATCTGTCCCTGGCTCCCAACTGCAAGGTTCAGATCTTTGACAACAAAGGCATGCCAGCATTAATCAAGCTACTTTCCAGTCCTGAACCTGATGTTCAGAAAAACTCCCTGGAGACAATCTACAACTTAATTCAGGTGAATTAATTTTTAGTTTCGAcaggatgttttttcttctcacaGAGAGGATTACAGCAGCATATCACTTTTGCAAACAATAAATACTAATTGTTTGAGTAAGTTAAGGGGTGATCCCGTAAAACAGGTCTCaatttttttggcttttaatGAAATCCTAATCCTAATCTcctatttttttggtttaaataCCACCACCAAATTGTAAAATCCAGGAAATGAGCAAATTAAAGGCATTGTGGTATCGGTCCTttctaaaatggaaaactgaCTGATTTATGTAGTGGTAGGGGCAGGGCAGAAAGCAATGATGACACTGGGCTTCAGGTTGTGACCACACCAAGCTGTGTTTTAaaccggtggcgcgagtggttagcgcgtcggcgtcaaagctctgggctcctgggttcaaatccaagttacgtccatctgtggagtttgcatgttctccccgggcccgcgtgggttccctccgggtagtccggtttcctcccacattcccaaacatgcatggtaggctgattggacactaaattgcccctaggtatgggtgtgagtgtgcatggttgtctgtctccttgtgtcctgtgattggctggccaccgattcaaagggtgtcccctgcctctgacctggtgtcagctgggatgggctccagcaccccccgcgaccctaatgaggattaagcggttcagaaaatgagatgagatgagagtttCTGCCCATAACTCAGAGAGTCAGAACTCATGTGTGCTCATCTTGTTGCTGTGTTAACAATTTATTTTCATACAGACTTCATGTATTgagaaaaaatctttaaaatgacCTTAAAGCAAAGCATCTTTAAGATGTTTTTATGGTATAATTTTATAATGTGAATGATGGTTGACAATTTTGAAGCCTTTTTTTGTGGGGCGGAGGGGTCTGGTTCGTGTTTTCTTTGATATTTTAATTGTAGCACCCATTTCTACTTTTCTCCTCCGGCCATCTGTGTCAATGAAGAACGGCCAATTCTGCCCATCTATAGTCGAGTTTGGCGGGATCCCTCCCCTTCTGGAGCTGCTTAAATCAGAGTATTCTGTTATTCAGCTGTTGGCTTTAAGAATTTTGCAGAAAGTTACAGTTGAACGAGAATCACACAGCATAATAAGGAAGGAGCAAGCACTGGAAAAGATAATTGAGGTCATCAAAAACGCGGTTGGTATTTTTTGTCATCCTTTCTGATATAAGCCAAAATCAATTGATATAATATCATCTTAAAATACTCagttcatcattttttgttcttACAGGAGTTCAATGACCTACATGTTGACGCTTTGCAGGTTATTGCCAACTGTATAAGCAATAGTGACAATTTTGTGGTAATTGACAATGCCGGAGGACTAACTGTGTTGTTGGAGATGACTGTCCCCCATGAATTGTCTGAACCTGATAAATATGACGCGCTCGCTGTTTCTTGCAATTATCATGAAGTCCAGTGCGGTGCTGTTGAATGCATCTCCATAGCTGCTCAGAACGGTAAGGACAGCTAATGTAGTAAGTACCTCTACTAAATCTTGCGTCTCTCCTTGATTGTGTTAAACCACGCATGTATGTGTGTAGCTGACAATCACAAAGTGCTCCATGGATTAAAAGTTGAGGAAATTCTGATAGAGCTTCTCTCTGGGAACAGCGATTGTGTGAAAACCTTTGTTTGCCAGGCTTTAGCCGGGATGAGCTCCTATGCCTCCAGCAAAGAACTCATAGGGGAAGTGGGTAAGAAAACACGCGGTATGGAATATTAACATTCCCATTTTATTAACcaggaatatttttttgcatgattcAGGTGGTTTAGCTGCATTGATATGTTCACTGGGGAGTCAAAATATGATGGTGAGAGAGGAAGCAATCCAGGCCATTGCCAACCTTACAGCAGGACACAAGCAAAATTCCATGTAAGAGAAAACAGCTTTGTTTATTGATGGCACATTTATATTCAACTATAATTTTGTTGACAAATTGACCTTTTTTCATCTCTAGGATAATAtatgaatgatgtttttttttgcctcctttAGGATAATATATGAAGAAGGAGGACATGATATCCTTACTCAGCGTCTCAGCGATGGCTGCCCCAAAATAGTGGCCAATGCTGCAGCCTTACTTTGCAGAATTATGGTTCAGGAAGAAATTCGATATGACATTATATCTGTGGGGGCCTTGCCTGCATTGGTGGAACCATTAAAATCCACAGACTCACAAGTCTTGATTAATGCCACAACGTGCATCTGTGAACTGGCATTGTATGCGTGTGCTAGGGCAGAGGTTGGTGCTTATATAGCTCAAGTTTTTGTTACTTGTAACCAAATATAGTGGAATcctcaaaaatatacattagaTGAAATTGGCTGACTTCCCAGTTTTTCAAACCCCTCCTGTAAGAACATGTTACCTTAATTTGTTCTGGGTTTGAACTCAACTGCTGACATGAAATTTTCAAGCGCACAAATTATctaatcacatctcattttatgaaccactttatcattgatttgaacccaggaccccatagctgtgaggccgacacgctaaataCTCTGCCGGGCCGGCCGCCCTGCACAGATTATTAAGAAATTTAAATATTCTTGATCGTCACTGTGTGCAAAGAGCAATTACCAGTAAACCAGTAAAGCTCAATTATGTGGGAAAACTTAATTGCATTCATTTTAGTACTGTTCACTTACTGCAGGGGGTGGCCcgatggatgagtggttagcgcatcggcctcacagtgggagacctgggttcaaatccaggtcggtccacctgtgtggagtttgcatgttctcccaggtctgtgtgggttttctccgggtactctgttttccgctcatactccaaagacatgcatggtaggctgattggaaactctaaattgcccctaggtatgagtgagtgtgaatggttgtttgtctccttgtgccctgtgattggctggccaccaattcagggtgtcccccgcctctggtctgaagtcacagctgggataggctccagcacccccgtgcgcttagtgaggataaagcggttcagaaaatgagatgacactTATTGAAGCACAGTGTAATAGTTAGCATTTCTGCTGGACAGTTCTTGAATTTAGTTTCTGATCTCTGTTCATGCTTGCCTTTGCGGAATTTACATCTGGCATTAGTGAGCTTTTCTGAATTATTCAAAATTTATTTGGtacatgttatttttattgataACTCTGCACTATGTAGAGAAAGCAAAGCACTGTGTATCTGATCATATGTGAATCCTTAGTTGCCTTCTATGACATTTCTTTGAACTTTGTGTCATGCCTTCTTAACTCCAAATTGGCACATTTATGACTTTAAACTTTGATTTTTCAATGTGTTTCATCATACTGTTCGTAAAATATTATATTGAAATGTTGACTAGTGCACACAGAAGACACATCTAACATATAACATGTATTTTGTATTGTAGTTGCAGAAAGCTGGTGGCCTTGAACCACTAGTGAACTTGCTTCGCTCCACTCATATGGAGGTGATACGCTCGACATGCATGGCAATCAGCATTTGTGCAAAGGATGAGTCCATATCTATGGAGATGTGCAAATATGGGTGAGATTTTTGAACAAGTTGAAAAATATTCTTCTATTCTATGTTTGTGGTACATTACATACAAACACTGCCATTATCATCTCAATTATAGAAACCAAtaccaaaaaagacaaaaacaataacacaaCAATCTTCACATCAATCAATATTGATCTATTAACACTATATTCATAGTGCAGGGAATGATGCGCAGTTTggcccagcagatttgatcactttttctgttaacccataataaagtcataaaagaaccaaacttcatgaatgttttttggggacaaagaagtatctgttccaatcactctatcagagaaaaatcagagttgtagaaattactggaaactcaagagagccatgacattatgttcttcacaagtgtatgtgaacatttgaccacaactgtatatacatttacagTAAGCCCTTAATTGTTCTCTAAAATTTTAtcaatttatatatacatacatgcatacatacacatgcagaGGGGAATACTCAATTCATaaaattttagagaaaattaagGGCTTACTGTAAATGTAGGTCAGTTCTTATGATAGCATGTAGGTCAGCCGATTAGGTCTTGCTGCCTCCTTGTTCACCACTATGGATGGATAATTGACAATTAGAAAAAGTGATGTAAACATTTTCTCACAttgtttaaaatcaattttactGCATTGCATGTGTTAAATGGAGATAATACCATCCAGCACAaccacagtaatccctcaattatcgcgacctcaattatcgcggcctcAATTATCGCGACCTCGCTtttcgcgaattcactactttgtgattttttctgctattattttaaaaaaatatttgtattttttaacagtTGTGAGTCTtgagtagcaagagtggcttccgcttgctacttgctactaggactcagcactgaagtaaaaaaaaaacattttttttaaataggggtgaccgttctttgcgatttttcgattatcacagccatgtctggtctaaattaaccacaatattcgagggattactgtaaagtaGCACATTTACTagtcatgtatttttattaatgttttagtGTCCTGGAAATGCTAGATGAAATCAACCATGCAGACAACAGTAATAGCAGGTTCAGCGAGTATGCTTTAGAAAATATTCTGCAATCCTGCATGTCCCTCAAATATAGTATGACAGATCATTTGGCCGCAACCGACATCATGACTGATGGCTTCTATGATGTTGGGAAGGTATGtgcattgtatttattttctacttTTAGGATCTGGGACACTAAAAATAAAGAGAACCTTACCTCTATCTTTCAGTTGTGTTTCAAAGATAAAGTTTTCACTTTAGCTGAACTTTCCATGGAGCCAGTGAACCAAGAAGTGCCCATTATAGTTGTCGGTGCAGGAATTGAGTATGTATACTCTTTTCTATATTAAATGGAAATATAATTCAAATTTCACTATGTATGTTTTCTCTAGGGTGATTTTACAAAAGAAGAGTGTGGATGAAGGGCAGCATACCGAGCGATTTTGGAAGGTAATGAATGACGTAGATCTGAGGTTTTTAGTTAAAGAGGTCAAAGAATCCATTGCCATTTTGAATGATGAACAGGAGCAGTATGTTGCATTGGCCAGGTAACTACTGAGttgtttaattttattcaaGTTGAATTCACAAACagtattatgtaaaaaaaacccTAATGTTTTTAATCCCTGGGTTGTCAAACAGGCGAGTAAGCTCCGTCATGGGTGGAGCAATTGAGAAAGACGATTTACACTCTTTTGGATGGTTACTGCATATCTGCTTGCTTAGATCTAAAATGCAATGTAATGTGGTCCCTATCGGTGTGATCAACAAGGGATTCTACTGTCACAGAGCTCTTCTTTTCAAGGTTTGCCATTTTCTACACTCACaacttagaccaggggtctcaaactcaatttacctgggggccgctagaggccgagtctgggtgagactgggccgcatcaggatttccacaagaaaagcactgataaaacattcagttctatgctgagagcagcggaggagtgtgcgcgccgagcggagtgatcggcctcacggcttctcctccgcccagctgattggaggaatgaatgagtgagtgagcgaggcactggacagcccggccgatgtcccgccctccatagccgtatacctcaccgtgatacctcaccgtgattggttcattcagctccgaaccaaagttccctctaattttttgttggtctgagcagaaagacaacctccctgagcgcactgagtaccagtgtgagcgacatcatcggtactcggatgattcgcctaaagacgtttcgccgacggacgtttcgccgacggacgtttgacagacgggcaggtcgccgaatggacgttccaccgaacgttcattcggccgaacggatgtttcgccgaaacgggattcgaacgctcgccccgccggatcgtgtgtgtacaagtttttcaacctcggcccgcgggccatttacggcccgttaggatttttaatccggcccgccgccggtgttgtccaaattatagtaaaaatcaatgttcgtctaccatcaatggcagcccgggaataagcactcttgggcgggcatggcagtccgggaataagcactcttgggcaggcagatgtagcagaaccgagccgtaaaatgacagcaatcgggtcaaat
This Stigmatopora argus isolate UIUO_Sarg chromosome 17, RoL_Sarg_1.0, whole genome shotgun sequence DNA region includes the following protein-coding sequences:
- the LOC144092053 gene encoding armadillo repeat-containing protein 3-like isoform X2; this encodes MELGTLQPLCRLITHNNELVRRNAFMVLGTMASNSVVGNVLQQKDLIQPIIEKLTLDDPVIQEYGTLCLSYLSLAPNCKVQIFDNKGMPALIKLLSSPEPDVQKNSLETIYNLIQNGQFCPSIVEFGGIPPLLELLKSEYSVIQLLALRILQKVTVERESHSIIRKEQALEKIIEVIKNAEFNDLHVDALQVIANCISNSDNFVVIDNAGGLTVLLEMTVPHELSEPDKYDALAVSCNYHEVQCGAVECISIAAQNADNHKVLHGLKVEEILIELLSGNSDCVKTFVCQALAGMSSYASSKELIGEVGGLAALICSLGSQNMMVREEAIQAIANLTAGHKQNSMIIYEEGGHDILTQRLSDGCPKIVANAAALLCRIMVQEEIRYDIISVGALPALVEPLKSTDSQVLINATTCICELALYACARAELQKAGGLEPLVNLLRSTHMEVIRSTCMAISICAKDESISMEMCKYGVLEMLDEINHADNSNSRFSEYALENILQSCMSLKYSMTDHLAATDIMTDGFYDVGKLCFKDKVFTLAELSMEPVNQEVPIIVVGAGIEVILQKKSVDEGQHTERFWKVMNDVDLRFLVKEVKESIAILNDEQEQYVALARRVSSVMGGAIEKDDLHSFGWLLHICLLRSKMQCNVVPIGVINKGFYCHRALLFKYLADCIGLQCTLVRGEYNRAWNEVLLSKEDPASNEQSSQPRCYIVDLMHQPGRFLRSHSPAAFRYHSI
- the LOC144092053 gene encoding armadillo repeat-containing protein 3-like isoform X3; the protein is MDKKDKKEKKSKCVTPCNTFEPLHVDVKTAATAVLLLGSLEEDIIVIACEALFEFAKEDGNKIYLMELGTLQPLCRLITHNNELVRRNAFMVLGTMASNSVVGNVLQQKDLIQPIIEKLTLDDPVIQEYGTLCLSYLSLAPNCKVQIFDNKGMPALIKLLSSPEPDVQKNSLETIYNLIQNGQFCPSIVEFGGIPPLLELLKSEYSVIQLLALRILQKVTVERESHSIIRKEQALEKIIEVIKNAEFNDLHVDALQVIANCISNSDNFVVIDNAGGLTVLLEMTVPHELSEPDKYDALAVSCNYHEVQCGAVECISIAAQNADNHKVLHGLKVEEILIELLSGNSDCVKTFVCQALAGMSSYASSKELIGEVGGLAALICSLGSQNMMVREEAIQAIANLTAGHKQNSMIIYEEGGHDILTQRLSDGCPKIVANAAALLCRIMVQEEIRYDIISVGALPALVEPLKSTDSQVLINATTCICELALYACARAELQKAGGLEPLVNLLRSTHMEVIRSTCMAISICAKDESISMEMCKYGVLEMLDEINHADNSNSRFSEYALENILQSCMSLKYSMTDHLAATDIMTDGFYDVGKLCFKDKVFTLAELSMEPVNQEVPIIVVGAGIEVILQKKSVDEGQHTERFWKYLADCIGLQCTLVRGEYNRAWNEVLLSKEDPASNEQSSQPRCYIVDLMHQPGRFLRSHSPAAFRYHSI
- the LOC144092053 gene encoding armadillo repeat-containing protein 3-like isoform X1 is translated as MDKKDKKEKKSKCVTPCNTFEPLHVDVKTAATAVLLLGSLEEDIIVIACEALFEFAKEDGNKIYLMELGTLQPLCRLITHNNELVRRNAFMVLGTMASNSVVGNVLQQKDLIQPIIEKLTLDDPVIQEYGTLCLSYLSLAPNCKVQIFDNKGMPALIKLLSSPEPDVQKNSLETIYNLIQNGQFCPSIVEFGGIPPLLELLKSEYSVIQLLALRILQKVTVERESHSIIRKEQALEKIIEVIKNAEFNDLHVDALQVIANCISNSDNFVVIDNAGGLTVLLEMTVPHELSEPDKYDALAVSCNYHEVQCGAVECISIAAQNADNHKVLHGLKVEEILIELLSGNSDCVKTFVCQALAGMSSYASSKELIGEVGGLAALICSLGSQNMMVREEAIQAIANLTAGHKQNSMIIYEEGGHDILTQRLSDGCPKIVANAAALLCRIMVQEEIRYDIISVGALPALVEPLKSTDSQVLINATTCICELALYACARAELQKAGGLEPLVNLLRSTHMEVIRSTCMAISICAKDESISMEMCKYGVLEMLDEINHADNSNSRFSEYALENILQSCMSLKYSMTDHLAATDIMTDGFYDVGKLCFKDKVFTLAELSMEPVNQEVPIIVVGAGIEVILQKKSVDEGQHTERFWKVMNDVDLRFLVKEVKESIAILNDEQEQYVALARRVSSVMGGAIEKDDLHSFGWLLHICLLRSKMQCNVVPIGVINKGFYCHRALLFKYLADCIGLQCTLVRGEYNRAWNEVLLSKEDPASNEQSSQPRCYIVDLMHQPGRFLRSHSPAAFRYHSI
- the LOC144092053 gene encoding armadillo repeat-containing protein 3-like isoform X4; amino-acid sequence: MDKKDKKEKKSKCVTPCNTFEPLHVDVKTAATAVLLLGSLEEDIIVIACEALFEFAKEDGNKIYLMELGTLQPLCRLITHNNELVRRNAFMVLGTMASNSVVGNVLQQKDLIQPIIEKLTLDDPVIQEYGTLCLSYLSLAPNCKVQIFDNKGMPALIKLLSSPEPDVQKNSLETIYNLIQNGQFCPSIVEFGGIPPLLELLKSEYSVIQLLALRILQKVTVERESHSIIRKEQALEKIIEVIKNAEFNDLHVDALQVIANCISNSDNFVVIDNAGGLTVLLEMTVPHELSEPDKYDALAVSCNYHEVQCGAVECISIAAQNADNHKVLHGLKVEEILIELLSGNSDCVKTFVCQALAGMSSYASSKELIGEVGGLAALICSLGSQNMMVREEAIQAIANLTAGHKQNSMIIYEEGGHDILTQRLSDGCPKIVANAAALLCRIMVQEEIRYDIISVGALPALVEPLKSTDSQVLINATTCICELALYACARAELQKAGGLEPLVNLLRSTHMEVIRSTCMAISICAKDESISMEMCKYGVILQKKSVDEGQHTERFWKVMNDVDLRFLVKEVKESIAILNDEQEQYVALARRVSSVMGGAIEKDDLHSFGWLLHICLLRSKMQCNVVPIGVINKGFYCHRALLFKYLADCIGLQCTLVRGEYNRAWNEVLLSKEDPASNEQSSQPRCYIVDLMHQPGRFLRSHSPAAFRYHSI